Proteins co-encoded in one Flavobacterium fluviale genomic window:
- a CDS encoding alginate export family protein, whose amino-acid sequence MKKLKLILILIVGLSFEIQAQELDVNLQIRPRFEYRNGYKTLIPEGQKGTSQISQRSRLNFNYKQEDLIVKLTLQNTRTWGDVAPTAVADKNGVAVFEAWAQYNFTEKWSARMGRQVLSYDNQRIFGEQDWGQQAQSHDALTVSYHTESQKLDFGGAYNSTAENTFQTPYTVANYKALQYAWYHNQFNEDLGLSFLLLNTGYEYANADAKLLVDYKQTFGPYLTYKTGKIDSSFWVYGQTGKSTDLQVSAWNAAANFGYQITESFKAGLGYEFLSGKDSNDGSSVIKSFNPIFGTNHGFNGYMDYFYVGNHLNNVGLQDAFIKLNYNIEKWQFALMPHVFLAAADVVTPLNEKLDSYLGTEVDVTFGYNFKKDITVTGGYSQMFGSKTMQFIKNGDAGHTNNWAWLMVSVNPRIFSWKK is encoded by the coding sequence ATGAAAAAACTTAAACTAATTTTAATACTTATCGTAGGATTAAGTTTCGAAATTCAGGCGCAGGAGTTAGATGTAAATCTGCAGATTCGACCACGTTTTGAATACCGTAATGGTTATAAAACCCTTATACCTGAGGGACAAAAAGGAACATCTCAAATATCACAGCGTTCCCGTTTAAATTTCAATTATAAACAAGAAGATTTAATTGTAAAATTGACTCTTCAAAACACCAGAACTTGGGGAGACGTTGCACCAACAGCGGTTGCCGATAAAAATGGAGTTGCCGTTTTCGAAGCTTGGGCACAATATAATTTCACAGAAAAATGGAGCGCAAGAATGGGACGTCAGGTTCTTTCTTATGATAATCAGCGTATTTTTGGAGAACAAGACTGGGGACAGCAGGCACAAAGTCATGACGCGCTTACTGTAAGTTATCATACAGAAAGTCAAAAATTAGATTTTGGAGGTGCCTATAATTCTACTGCCGAAAATACTTTTCAAACGCCTTACACTGTTGCCAATTATAAAGCTTTGCAATATGCCTGGTATCACAATCAATTCAATGAAGATTTAGGTTTGAGTTTTTTATTGCTGAATACAGGTTATGAATATGCCAACGCCGATGCCAAATTACTAGTAGATTACAAGCAGACGTTTGGACCTTACCTAACCTATAAAACGGGTAAAATAGACAGCAGTTTCTGGGTATACGGACAAACTGGAAAAAGCACAGATTTACAAGTCAGCGCCTGGAATGCGGCAGCAAATTTTGGATATCAAATTACCGAATCTTTCAAAGCTGGATTAGGATATGAATTTTTATCTGGAAAAGATTCAAACGACGGAAGTTCAGTTATAAAATCTTTCAACCCGATATTTGGAACCAATCACGGCTTTAATGGTTATATGGATTATTTCTACGTTGGAAACCATTTAAACAATGTCGGTTTACAAGATGCTTTCATCAAATTAAATTACAATATTGAGAAATGGCAGTTTGCTTTAATGCCTCACGTATTTTTAGCTGCTGCTGATGTAGTTACGCCTTTAAACGAAAAATTAGATTCGTATTTAGGAACTGAGGTTGATGTTACTTTTGGTTATAATTTCAAAAAAGACATTACAGTTACAGGAGGTTATTCTCAAATGTTTGGCTCAAAAACAATGCAATTTATTAAAAATGGAGATGCAGGT